The genomic DNA CGATTCTGAAAATCCTGAAGTTTACTATATTTCTAGCTTTCAGTCCGTTTACTTTTTTTTATGCAGTACCTACCATTCTCTTTAAAAAAGAGCTACTTTCGGCAGAAATTACAACTATTTTTTTAATCATTATCCCTATTGCAATTGTCTATTTACAAGTGGCGGAAAAGTTGTTTGATATAGAGTTTTTCTTGGATAGGCTACGCTACTACTCATTCATTTCATTTCTGTTTACTGTATTACAGATTGTATTGTTGAGATTTGCACTGGGCATTAAACTGCTGCCAGGTACGACTGTGATGATGTTCTTTATTTTGTTCATCTGTACAATATTGTTAATATATCTGAAAGAGCACCTCGATTATACACTTCGACATCATCTATTTTCACAAAAAGGTGATTTTGGAATGAGTTTATATACATTTTTCCAAAGAATGAAGTACGAAACAAAGGTATCCAGTCTGATTACGAATCTTGAAAATGAAATCAGAGATGTATTAATGGTGAAAAAGGTTTTATATGTTGAAGTCGTTCGAGAAGAAGTCGAAGGAAAGTGGATACTGAAGGACGGGAGTGAATTTCTGGCTGCATCAACTGAAGACGTAGAAAAAATGAATTGGGATCATCATCGGATTGGAACATTAACTGAAGTAACGGGTGGATTTGCGATTGTGATTGGGGGAGATTACAATCATAAAAAAATTATTCTTTTAGGTATGAAAAAATATAAGACCAACTTGAACGTACAAGAAAAAATATGGTTGGAGACACTAGCGTATGTTTCAAGCATTCTTTTTGAAAACCTTCAATTGATTGAAGGACTTATTGAGGAAATCGAAAATTATAAAGGGGAAAATCATTACAAGGAAAATGATAATTATCCCTTCTGGCTTTCGAGATTATTGTTCTCTCTAGCAGAAAAAGAAAGGGCCAATCTATCAATGGATTTGCATGATTCCGTACTGCAAGATCAGTTGCAACTTTTAAGGGAAATTGAAAAGATATCAGGGAAAGTGACCGATGGATCTATCGAAAATGATTTATTTGACCTGAAGGAAAGAATGCTAGACAACATCCATTTAGTACGAGAAACATGTAATGAGCTTCGCCCTCCCCTTTTAAGTGAATTAGGGATTATTCAGTCTTTGCAAAATTTAATCGACCAGACAAAACTGCGTAGCAACTTCATATTAATATCCGAATTGGACCAATCGATTCGAACATTGGATCAGGAATATGACTTAGTTCTGTATCGTGTGGTACAAGAACTTTTAAACAATGCTATGAAACATTCCTTAGCCTCCGAGGTCAAGATAACATTACGTGAAAAAAACCAATACCTGTATTTGACATATTATGACAATGGTAAAGGGGTTGATATGCTGAAGTTAAATGATTCCCTTAAAACAATAGGCATATTCGGAATAAAAGAGCGAATAAAAAGTATAGGTGGAATAATTGATATCCGTTCTGCTCAGGGAGAAGGAATGCAGGTAATTATCAGGTTGAAAACTGGAGGGAATTAGGAATGATTAATGTATTGATTGTGGATGATCATCCCGCTGTCGGCGAAGGAACTAAGGCGATGATCGATCAAGAAGAAGATATGAGGGCGGATGTACTTTCAGATGTTGAAGAAGTGATAGGGAACCTTAAAGAAGAGGTGTACGCAATTTACTTAATAGACTTATATATGCCAAAAGTAAATGGGGTTGAATTAACTAAAATGATTTTACAAGTGAATCCTGATGCAAAGATTCTCATCTATACTGGTTTTGATTTAGTGTCGCATTATAACCTACTGATTGAAGCAGGGATTTCAGGGTTTATGAGTAAAACTGCAACACAAGAACAATTAATCACCGGAATCAGATGCGCATTAAGGGAAGAAGTTGTCATCCCACTTCATTTGCTTAAACAACTAAGAAGGGTGAATGCCGGACCTTCAACTAGCGAAGGAGAACAGAGCTTGGGAGATATTATACTTTCAAGCAAAGAGCAACAAATATTAGATGAGGTATCCAAAGGACTAACCAATAATGCAATTGCTATAAACCTTTCAATGAGTCAACGAACGATTGAATATCATTTAACTAAAATCTTCACAAAACTAGGTGTGGGCTCAAGAACAGAAGCTTTACTAAAAGCAAGAGAATATGGATTGTTATCTATGCAGTTAATGGATACTTAAATGATTTCGGAAAACCGCAATATGGTTTTCGGTGATATTGTTCAAGATTTATCTGTGAATGATTGTTGTACGAGAAATGATATAGCCGAGCTTACAGTAGGTCAGCTACGTTTATAATTTAATAGACGAAAAGTTGTGCACCTGGAATCTCTTCTATCATTCTAATCAACCACATGGGTGATGCGGTTTTTCGAAATTCGGTGAGTATTGTGCCTAACTCAAATCGCTGTTTGAGAATAGTTAAGTCAGTGAGTGCGAAAAAAGAAACCACTGGTTAGTAATGTACAAAATAATGAAGAACCAATCCATTTTATCACTCAATGCTGCTGTGTGTATAATCCTACAAGGGAAATACATGTCAGCTGGGGAAACAATAGGGACGATTTGTAAAGCGACATGTGGTGGTTTGTCATATCTAGGCTATCATTCTCGTCTTTTCGTGCAAAGTTCGGCAGCCTTTTCCCGAGTAGTCGGGAAAAGGCCTCTTGCAAGAAGGAATCAATTATAGTGAAAGATTATTGTATTTATAGCAACATTTTTGCAGTATCCGACATCGACCATATCGATAGACTAAATTGGTGAATGAACGCAAGGGGGTTGCGGGAACTCGCAGTACAATTTACGGTGAAATTGGAAGAAAGGTGTGAGAAGGTATTAATAGGTCGAGTGTTATGAATATTAAGTTTGTGGTGCGAATATCTAGCTATACTACGGACTAGGCTGCGGAAAGGATAAAATAGATGAAGATTTTGCCTGTGTTGTCTAGGTTGGCCTTGAGTTTGAAAGTGGAACTTATTCTTCTTTCTTTGTACACGTGTATCCTTATAATTTATTGTGCCAATCCAAATGTTATCAACCCAGTAGAGTTTACTTTATACACCAAGTACCTTATACCCTTTGGATTTTTTATCTGGATGTTTGTAAGTTTTCGCTTAACTCTTTTGATCACGAAATCTTTTCCACTTAAATGGCTTAGGATTAACGAAATAGTACAAAATCCAGCGGGGATTTTATTCAATCAAATTGGACTTTTGTTTACTTTTTTTTTAATAACTCAAATAATAATCGCTGCTGTAATAGCGAGTATTATTGTAATTGCTTTCTCATCTGGGTTTGATCTTTTAAAGTTGATTTTTCAATTATATTTTATTTATTTTGGGCTTCCGTATATATGGGCGTGGTTCAATGGCTTGTTCGTAGGAATCATTTATACATATTATTCTCAGAAAAAAGCAATATTATTATTTGGCATATTATTTTTATGGATAACAATAATGTTTTCTATGGAATATCACTTGGTATTAAGTAGCATATTTATTGAAAATCGTTGGCCTTATATTGATCCCATACATAGCCTGACATTTTTAATGGAGAATGTATGGATTAAGTTGGCATATCTTATTTGTTCAATAGGAGTTTTTATTGTTTTTATAAAGATTAGGCGAGCTATCACTAGCTGTGTTATAAGCGTTATCTTCATTACCTCAGCGATGTTTTTAACCCATTATACTCCAAGTCAGTTACAGTCGGCTGAAGTTTTACTGACAAATGACTTAAGATTATATGAAAAAATAAAAGACAAGGTCCATGAAAATATAGATCCCACAGAAAATTGGAGGATTACAGGAGTGGATGTTGATACTCAGTCCCAATATCCGATTGAAATTGAACTTACTTTAGATAATAAAGATGACTTGATACGTTTTTCAATTAATGAACAATTTTCGATAGCGCATATAGAAAGTGAAAATGGAAATCTAGAATTTAAACAAACAGGAAATATTGTCGAAGTTGAACCAGATGGAGTCCAATCAATGGTATTGCATTATGAAAAAACCTTAGGTACTAGTTTTTATTCGTTGATGGCAAATGCAATTTTATTACCGTTTGAAGCAAACTGGTATCCACAACCTACTTTCTCGAATCACTACACGATAGATCCATTTAGAAATCTTCATGTCAACTTTGAAACTAAAAAGTGTGAACAGGTAGAGTTAGTCGTAGGGGAGGAAAATTATAGTTGGAAAGGAGATCGCTTAGATTGTTTATCTATTATAAAAGGTGCATATGAACAAATCGAATTCCCGGGCACGAAGTTAGTTGTTTATCAACCATTTTTGACGAGAAAAAAGAATTATGTAGAACTGAAAAATCAACTCGAAGTAGTTCGTGATGAAACTTGTCGCTTGTTCGAAGATATAAAAGATACCGATTACTGCACTAGTTATATTCAAACTATTTCGATAATAACGAAAAGTATGAGTGCAGAGCCTCTTTCACTCTATGACAGTACAGTTTCAAATGGAAATTATACTTTTTATGTTAACCCTTTTTTGGATGTAAAATATAAACCTGTAACTGCTCATATTGAAGAGTTATCGACTTTTTTAATACCGTATAGAATTTTAGAAGAGGAAGAGCTTATATTTTTTATTAGCCAGTATTTAATTGAGAAACTGGATATCGAACCAATGGGATATCTAGAATGGGTAATGAAGGGTTCTTCTATTCCTTCGGATGGATGGATCAATTACACTAATTTAACCATTGAGGAGAAAGAAAAAGTGTTACTTCAAATGGTGGCAGGAATGAGGGGAGTCGACTAATGCTTAAATTAAAAGATGTCACTATTAAAAGCGGTGGCCAACTAATTTTGCATGAATGTAATTGCCGAATTGCCTCTAACTCAATTATTGTTGCTAAAAACGATGTTGATACTGAGATTATTGCACTAACCCTCGCTGGTTTTCGTCCAGTAAACGAAGGTGAAATATATATAATTGAAAATACTCTAAGTCAAAATCAGAAATCCAATAAGAAAATATTTTTTGTTATCACAGAAGAGTTTGGTGAATTATGGAAGAATTATCATCTGCAAGAGATCCATAGATTAATGAAGAGAAAATCTCAGGCATTATTGTTGTGTGAAAAATATAATATATATCCCCATGACTCTATTGATTCACTTACAAACTTTCAAAAACTTATTTATTTTGTTTCGATAGGTCGTTTTTTAGGAAGGACTATATTTATATTTGATCATCCGACTAAATATTTGGACTACAAGGAATTGGAGGAATTCAATAAATTCCTGAACGAAGAATTTATGAATGAAAAATATCTTATCTTTACAAATAGGTTTGATGAAATATTCACTAGTTCACCAGGGGAAATCTATCAAATTGATTCTACCAAACCGCTAATATTGAAAGGGGGTGAAAAGAATGCTGATAAGCAAAAAGCGTAAATCAAGATCGAAATTTGTTGCTATGTGTCTTGCGATGGTTATGATAGCAACTGTTAGTGTGGTTAGTGCGGCGCAATCAACTGCTAATCTAGATGGCTCAGGTACTTCCAAAAGTACATCAATTCTTACAGCGACCAAGGCTGGAACAGGAAATATCTACGCTACAAATAATGGCGCAAACACAACAACACGAGGGTACGCAAAAAAATCTATTAATTGGCTGCCTGATAGTACTGTCGCTTCTACAAATTGGTTGAATCCGGGACAATCACAAACAGCAACATTTACTCAATCAATTGGTCAAGAGTACTATGGTCAAATTGTTGGTCAAACAAGCTCATCTAGGGGAGGTGTTAGATTAACAGTAAACTGATTATCTAAATTGCACATGTATAGTGATTGAACTTATGATTTACCTTACTGTCTTAGTTGATTGGAGTGCGGAACGAAAATCAACATTTAGAAGAAATTATTTAATTCAGCGTATATAAATAGGCAGCGGCAGGGGAAATGACCTGGTTATTTATGTCATTCCCCTGCTTGATTTTTAATTATATAGGAAGTAAATGGTGGTTGGATAGATAAGAAAAACAGAGTGAATTTTACTTTCGGAGTATCAGTAATTATCCCGATAGAAATGAGTGAAATAAGTTGCGCTGGAAATTTCTTTTTGTCTTTTATCTAAAGCAGATATGCAACAGTAAAATCTATATTGGGGCAAGTATATTATTTTTTCTTTTGTTATTTAGCAGGTTGTTTTTGTTCTTTACAAACGAATATGACATAGAAGAGTACGGGAATTTGCCGAGCGAGATAGCGATGATTGTTCAGATAGTGTCAATCTTTTATATCATCTTTTTCTATCGTATCCATTCAAAAGAACTGCTTTATGGGATACATACTTTCTTTGTGGATGGATATCGGATTATGTTGGAGAAAATTGGTGCGATGTTTGCAGCCCATTTTCTGTTTCAGGGAGTCATGTTAGCCGTTACATACAGCTTGTATACTGTAATCTATTTTATCGTTGGAGTTGAACTATCAAGTATTTATTTATCTTTAATTCGATTTTTGTTCATTTATCTATTTGCACCTATGCTGCTATGTATGCTGTATGGTGTAATTATAGCCATACTCTTTGGTACAAGGAAAAGTAGCTTTTTAGCGATTTTAGTTGTATGGATTATGACTGGTGGTATGAATGCAGAACTATTTTCTTCTTTATTTTTGACCATCCATGCTAACGACTGGAAGTCCTTACTCTTTATTGGTCTGAATACAGTGCAGGTTGTCTATCAATCCTATACTGGTTTTGATGTACATTGGGGAAATGAGCTAAAGCTGATGACATGGTTTCTAATTGCCACGGGTATCATTTTGCTACTTTCTCTTCGGTGGACACTTAGAAGGCGAGAGCGAAACGGTACTATGATAATTCTATTGGTTATAATGTTCCTTTCGGTAGCTACTTCATGCGGTGTAGTTGAATTAAGTACAAAGACTTTTAATAGAGCCGATTATTTGACGGAAACAGCTTATTATGAAAATCTAGCTGAAACTGAAGCAGATATACATTACGCGATTCAGTCATATTGGATAGAATTGAAGAAGAAACAGGCGACTGTTCAGATTACTTTTTCAGAAATGGACACTTTGGAACCTGCTTTTCAACTTTATCATGCTTATCCATTGAAATGGATTAAAGCCGATGATGAACAGGTGAACTTTACACGTAATGGTGACCTTGTGAAGGTTCAGCTACCGACGTCTACATCATCATTGACTTTTCATTATGAAATTACTGACACGAGCTTTGTACCTTATACAAATGGGAGGACGGCATTACTAGCGGATACAGCTTGGTATCCTAAAAAAATAACTTCTCATATGTATGAACTGAATGAAAGTATAAAGGAGATTGAATTAAGTGAGGGATTCTTACCTGATGAAAGCTATTCGTTTACATTGAAAGCGGACGAAGTGTTATTTAGTAATTTGCCAAGGCGTGGGGACGTCTACAGTGGGGAAGCACAGGCGGTAACGCTTATTAAAGGGCAGGGGAATGAGTTAACATCTGGTGATTATCAGATTACGTATCCAGCGGACTGGCCGCATATGAAGAGAAGAGTACGAACGGTGTTGGTATTATTAGAAAAAACACTAGAGGAAATTCAACAGTTTGCGCCTACAACCGTTCAAACTTTGCCGAAAGCTATTGTTTTTTCGAACTCTAGGCTGTCTTCTTTTATGACGAAAGACCATCTTGTCTACAATACGGGGTATCCGGATGCGGTAGATGCACACGCTACAACGAAGGATTTTCAGAAAAATATGCTTTATTTTGTTGTACAAAGGAAAGGGCCTCATTGGTTATATGAGGAATGGGTTAACATGGCGAGTGATTATATT from Sporosarcina sp. FSL K6-1522 includes the following:
- a CDS encoding ABC transporter permease; the protein is MFFTNEYDIEEYGNLPSEIAMIVQIVSIFYIIFFYRIHSKELLYGIHTFFVDGYRIMLEKIGAMFAAHFLFQGVMLAVTYSLYTVIYFIVGVELSSIYLSLIRFLFIYLFAPMLLCMLYGVIIAILFGTRKSSFLAILVVWIMTGGMNAELFSSLFLTIHANDWKSLLFIGLNTVQVVYQSYTGFDVHWGNELKLMTWFLIATGIILLLSLRWTLRRRERNGTMIILLVIMFLSVATSCGVVELSTKTFNRADYLTETAYYENLAETEADIHYAIQSYWIELKKKQATVQITFSEMDTLEPAFQLYHAYPLKWIKADDEQVNFTRNGDLVKVQLPTSTSSLTFHYEITDTSFVPYTNGRTALLADTAWYPKKITSHMYELNESIKEIELSEGFLPDESYSFTLKADEVLFSNLPRRGDVYSGEAQAVTLIKGQGNELTSGDYQITYPADWPHMKRRVRTVLVLLEKTLEEIQQFAPTTVQTLPKAIVFSNSRLSSFMTKDHLVYNTGYPDAVDAHATTKDFQKNMLYFVVQRKGPHWLYEEWVNMASDYIREKNEWQIDMKGISSNLHYFSESEHEQVDVIYQRFHQLSEERQRQFLQDWYAAMDDTWTWDQVLKFVEEERGNGDSGSRIDKNH
- a CDS encoding response regulator transcription factor codes for the protein MINVLIVDDHPAVGEGTKAMIDQEEDMRADVLSDVEEVIGNLKEEVYAIYLIDLYMPKVNGVELTKMILQVNPDAKILIYTGFDLVSHYNLLIEAGISGFMSKTATQEQLITGIRCALREEVVIPLHLLKQLRRVNAGPSTSEGEQSLGDIILSSKEQQILDEVSKGLTNNAIAINLSMSQRTIEYHLTKIFTKLGVGSRTEALLKAREYGLLSMQLMDT
- a CDS encoding ATP-binding protein, encoding MKQNIKTNIIHLLLFLIVLGLTSYFTLTILQFPLVGMKVKQENHHWIVEQKYKNGWASSQPIEEGSIVELVDEEKTERHSTVKRFGRVEMAKSVTITNNDLKSHTFNISYLHMTLKDMFYLLFPMLFATVTILLSVFLYVKMKDDRSAIILIYFLLSLGVCYLGASMSARGDVIGRILTNITLPSTIILFIHFLKRYFGKYGLVFIKTTSLIRLYVIYMFFVVVIFGNQFFPVINNYISEFKLLFCSSILFYFLFYLIRFYSEYKHSEGKSILKILKFTIFLAFSPFTFFYAVPTILFKKELLSAEITTIFLIIIPIAIVYLQVAEKLFDIEFFLDRLRYYSFISFLFTVLQIVLLRFALGIKLLPGTTVMMFFILFICTILLIYLKEHLDYTLRHHLFSQKGDFGMSLYTFFQRMKYETKVSSLITNLENEIRDVLMVKKVLYVEVVREEVEGKWILKDGSEFLAASTEDVEKMNWDHHRIGTLTEVTGGFAIVIGGDYNHKKIILLGMKKYKTNLNVQEKIWLETLAYVSSILFENLQLIEGLIEEIENYKGENHYKENDNYPFWLSRLLFSLAEKERANLSMDLHDSVLQDQLQLLREIEKISGKVTDGSIENDLFDLKERMLDNIHLVRETCNELRPPLLSELGIIQSLQNLIDQTKLRSNFILISELDQSIRTLDQEYDLVLYRVVQELLNNAMKHSLASEVKITLREKNQYLYLTYYDNGKGVDMLKLNDSLKTIGIFGIKERIKSIGGIIDIRSAQGEGMQVIIRLKTGGN